A single genomic interval of Bradyrhizobium sp. sBnM-33 harbors:
- a CDS encoding ATP-dependent nuclease, whose product MFLPLKHRSHTSISEQGLARRSLLQRKKLLISTKVEDLETEIAELFKAMSGPKHDIQPKLGFTPTEPARLYRSIRLLTDDGRRGISEASLGSANLIFLTLKTLELRALIEANKRDHSFLAIEEPEAHLHPHLQRSVYRHLFEKAGDANETELTTHSPHIVSVAPLRSILLLKEAELEGTVGRSTAPIGLSKEEEDDLARYLDVTRAELLFARGVLRRRFSVAL is encoded by the coding sequence ATGTTCCTGCCGCTGAAGCACCGCTCCCACACGTCGATCAGCGAACAAGGGTTGGCGAGGCGGTCTCTGCTGCAACGGAAAAAATTGCTGATTTCGACGAAAGTCGAAGACTTAGAGACGGAGATCGCCGAGCTTTTCAAGGCTATGAGCGGCCCCAAACACGATATTCAACCAAAATTGGGGTTCACGCCCACAGAACCCGCCCGACTTTATCGGAGCATCCGGCTGCTAACCGACGATGGCCGCCGCGGGATATCCGAGGCTAGCCTTGGTTCGGCTAATCTCATTTTCCTTACGCTAAAGACCCTCGAATTGAGGGCCCTCATAGAAGCGAATAAACGCGATCACAGCTTCTTGGCCATCGAAGAACCGGAAGCCCATCTCCATCCACACCTTCAACGATCGGTCTACCGCCACCTTTTTGAGAAAGCGGGCGACGCCAACGAGACTGAACTCACCACTCATTCTCCTCACATCGTAAGTGTCGCCCCACTGCGATCTATACTTTTGCTCAAAGAGGCGGAATTGGAGGGCACAGTTGGACGGTCAACAGCTCCCATCGGCCTTTCGAAAGAGGAAGAAGATGATCTCGCTCGTTATCTCGACGTGACGCGAGCTGAGCTGCTCTTCGCGCGCGGGGTACTCCGTCGACGGTTTTCTGTCGCGCTTTAG
- a CDS encoding restriction endonuclease — protein sequence MTAWKQYQEDTAALFRELGCQAATDLEVQGVRGKHLVDVSVRFSRFGLHLHWIVECKFWKSAVPKEKILALKSIVEDTGADRGILVSESGHQSGAIDAGRMTNITLTSLEGLRSAARADLLSLGLAEVHRRAAQMKAYVFSLWETTRHSANYSESKLRAGVNGNLALRLGGAVSIIGMGLEEAMLGRFPAPLPVLNDGDRIVRANDLDEFVTAASKVLDCLDVQIAELSNPIVSSK from the coding sequence ATGACCGCATGGAAGCAGTACCAGGAAGACACCGCAGCACTCTTTCGGGAACTGGGGTGCCAAGCCGCGACCGATCTGGAAGTTCAGGGGGTGCGCGGGAAGCATCTTGTGGACGTCTCTGTCCGGTTTTCTCGATTTGGGCTTCACCTGCACTGGATCGTCGAGTGCAAGTTCTGGAAGAGCGCGGTGCCCAAGGAGAAGATTCTCGCGCTCAAATCCATCGTTGAGGATACCGGCGCGGATCGCGGCATTCTGGTGTCAGAATCCGGGCATCAGTCCGGCGCCATTGATGCTGGGCGAATGACCAATATCACGCTCACTTCTTTGGAGGGTTTGAGGTCCGCCGCTCGTGCTGATCTGCTTTCTCTCGGCCTGGCGGAGGTCCATAGGCGTGCCGCCCAGATGAAGGCCTATGTTTTCTCTCTTTGGGAGACTACGCGGCATTCGGCAAATTATTCTGAAAGCAAGTTGAGGGCTGGTGTTAACGGCAACCTTGCTCTGAGGCTTGGTGGCGCGGTGTCGATCATTGGTATGGGTCTTGAAGAGGCCATGCTCGGGAGATTCCCGGCGCCGCTGCCTGTGTTGAACGATGGGGACAGGATAGTCCGTGCGAACGACCTCGACGAATTTGTTACGGCAGCATCTAAGGTTCTTGACTGTCTCGATGTTCAGATTGCGGAACTAAGCAATCCGATAGTTTCATCAAAATAG